In the Nitrospira sp. SG-bin1 genome, CGGAGCCATCCGCTTCGTCGAACAAGCCAAGCGGCAAGGCCTCCGCCCGATTCTCGGCGCTGAATTGACGGCGGCTGATCATCGCGCGGTCTTGCTGGCTAAAACACCGGACGGCTATGCGAACCTGTGTCGCCTTCTGTCGGAACGTCACTGTAATCCTTCGTTCAACTTTCTCCCGTCAGTCTCACGCAATCGTGACGGACTCATCGTCTTCACGGACGACGAAGCAGCGCTCATGGCTTGGGCCCAAGACTCGCGGCAAGATCTCTATGTCGAGTTGACGCCTGGACCAACGATGCACGAGGCCCTCTCCGTCAGTCGTCGTTTTGATCTCCCACCGGTCGCCACCAATCGCGTGTACTTTTCCCGTGCGGACGACTTTGCCACGCACCGCCTGTTACGTGCCATCGCGCTCAACACGACTTTGTCACGACTGCCCGAAGAAGCCTGTTGCACGCCTAAGCAATGGTTGATGCCGCCTGCAGGCATGGCGTCCCACTTCCCTCATGTCCCCGAAGCATTGGAAAACACCGTGCTCATTGCCGAGACCTGTTACAGCGATTGGCGCTTTGGTGACACCATTTTCCCAGCCTTTCGCCGACTGACTGATGAAGAAGCGTTTTTGGCACTCAAGGACAAAACCTATGCGGGTGCACGGGATCGATATGGCTCCATCACACAAGAAATCCGTGACCGGATCGAAAAAGAGCTGGCGATCATCCGGCATAAGCGCTTCGCGCACTATTTTCTCGTCGTCGAAGAGATTGTTACAGCATCAAAACAGACTACCTGTGGCCGTGGGTCTGTCGCCGCCTCAATCGTGTCCTATTGCCTCAACATCACCCATGTGGACCCGATCAAACACAAGCTCTTCTTTGAACGATTCCTCAATCCGGGCCGCAAAGATCCACCGGACATCGATATCGATTTTGCCTGGGACGAGCGTGACAGTATTTTGGCGTGGGTGTTCAAGCAATACGGCGAGCGCCAGGCCGCGATGGTGGCGAATCAGAACAGCCTCGGTTTCCGGGCCGCCATCCGTGAAGTCGCGAAGGTCTACGGTATGCCTGCTGAAGAGATCGGCAGGATGTCTTCGCAGGTGGTACGTCAAAAAGATCTCCTCGACTTTTCCACTCCGCCGACCAACGAGCAGTGGCTTGGTCGGCTCTCCCAGACTTTGAAGTTAAAGGCACCGTGGCCCGAGATCTTGGCTCAAGCACTGAAGGCGCAGAATCATTTCCGCCACCTCTCCATGCACTGCGGTGGAGTGGTCATCGTCCCGGATGAAATCCGGCGCTATGTGCCGGTGGAATACACGGCTAAAGGCTTGCCCGTCATCCAGTGGGAAAAGGATCAGACGGAAGACGCAGGACTCGTGAAGATCGACATCTTGGGCAACCGGTCGCTGGCTGTGATTCGAGACGCGTTGAAAGCCATCGCCGCACATACAGGTCGAGCAATCGACTACGCGACGTGGGATCCGCTCAACGATGCCGCCACGCGAGACGCGATCCGACGCGGTGACACGATCGGCTGCTTCTACATCGAATCACCCGCCACACGTCTCTTGCTGAGAAAACTGTGGACCGGCATGCCGCCACACCGCCGCGCGGAGGCCGATGTCTTCGAGTATCTCGTTATGGTCTCGTCCTTAGTCAGGCCCGCCACTAATCCCTTTGTCGAAAAATTTATTCGCCTGGCACAAGACGGTTCCTGCACATTTTGGCATCCCAGTTTAAAGGGGGTTTTGGACGAAACTCACGGCATCATGACGTATCAGGAAGACGTCTCGAAGGTGGCGATGGCGTTGGCGGAATTTCACATCGACGATGCAGACCAGCTCCGAAAGATACTGAGCAAGAAACACAAGGCTAAGCAATTAGAGGATTATCGTGTTCAATTTTATAACGGCGCCGCGAAGAACGGTGCGTTACCGGACGTGATTGATGAAATCTGGAGGATGATTTTGAGCTTCGCCGGCTATAGTTTTTGCAAACCTCACTCGGCCAGCTACGCACAGGTCTCCTTCAAGTCCGCTTATCTCCGAACCCACTATCCGGCGGAATTCATTGCCGCGGTGATCAGCAACCAAGGCGGCTTTTATTCGACCTTCGCATATGTCTCAGAGGCTCGACGCATGGGACTGGCGATCCTCCTGCCCGACATCAACGAAAGTGATTGGGCCTATCGAGGTGAAGGCGAGCGGCTGAGGATGGGCTTGATGCAGGTGAAGATGATCCCGGAAGAACTCGGCAAGAGGATCGTCAAAGAACGTACACAGAATGGTCCGTACCGGTCGTTTCAGGACTTTCTGCAACGTGTGCAACCGGAGCCCGCACAGGCCAGAGCCTTGGTTCGCGCCGGCTGCTGCGACTCCATCGCCGGCGAGCTGACCAGGCCGGCCCTGATGTGGCGATTGTATGCAGAGAGCGATTCCATCTCACAGCCTTTGCCGATACCTGACGACTATTCCGCCGCTCAGAAGCGGGCCCATGAAATCGAAGCGTTCGGCTTTCTGGCCAGCCGCCATCCCCTGACCCTCTATCGCAAACAGATTGAGCGACTGCGGCCGATACCGGCCTCCCAGATGCACCGCTTCGTCGGACAACGCATTACGATGGTCGGCTTGCTGATCACCGAGAAGGCAGCTGAGACCAAGCACGGCCAGGCCATGGAATTCATCACGCTCGAAGATGTCACAGCCCTGTACGATGCCACCTTGTTCCCAGCGATCTATCGCCGCTGCTGTCACCTGCTTTCACCGAACCAGCCCTATGTGGTCCGTGGACTGGTGGAGGACAGCTTCGGCGTCACAACGCTGACCGTGCACGACCTTCACTTGTTGGAATCGAGGAACGAGGGAAATCACCCGCTGCCCCTCGTACGAAAACCGCGGTATGGTGCATCATGCGACGTTCTACTAGATCCGCCACCCCCTTCATTCCGGCCACACTAACCATCCCAATTCTGCAACAAGCCGCCTCATCTTGTACCGGCTGCGACCTGTACCAACGAGCCACGCAAACCGTGTTCGGAGAAGGATCAGTCCATGCGACGATCATGTTGATCGGCGAGCAACCGGGCGATCAAGAAGACCAGGCCGGCCATCCCTTTGTCGGACCAGCCGGAAAAATCTTGGACAAGGCGTTAGCCGAAGCGGGAATGACACGAGCAAGTGTCTACGTCACCAATGCCGTCAAGCATTTCAAATGGGAACCACAGGGCAAGCGCCGCAAGCACAAGAAACCCTCGGCTTCGGAAATCAACGCCTGTCGCCCATGGCTGGAGGCTGAAGTGCAAGCGGTAAAGCCGAGCGTCGTGATCTGCCTCGGTGTGACGGCAGCCCAATCAGTATTCGGCAAGACTGTTCGTTTACATGAACTGCGTGGGCAACCCTGGAACACGCCCGTCGCTTCACACGTCTTTGTGACCGTCCACCCCTCTGCCATTCTTCGACATCCGGAAGCGGTGCAACGTGAAGAAGAATATCGCCGCTTCGTCGAAGACCTGCGGCGGGTCACACAGTTCCTCCAAGCACAAGCCATGTAACCATGTCACATCAACCGCATCATAGTCAGGCCTGCCTGCTCATCATCGACATGATCAACGAGTTCACGTTCGACAGTGCCGAGAAACTCTTCCCGGCCATTGAACAGGCGGCACAGAACATCGCCATGTTCAAACAACGAGTCAAAGCAGCCGGATGGCCGGTCTTGTACGTAAACGACAACTTCGGCAAGTGGCGTTCGGATTTCCGATGGCTCGTGAATCGGTGTTTGGAAGGCAACTGCCGAGGGAAACGGATCGCGGAAGTTTTGAGACCGGACGAAGATGATTACTTCGTGCTCAAACCCAAGCACTCCGGCTTTTTTGCGACTCCGTTGGAGCTGTTGCTCCGTTACCTCAAAGTCCAGCGAATCGTCCTAACCGGTGTCGCGGGCGACAACTGCGTTCTCTTTACTGCCGCCGATGCCTACATGCGCAACTTCGAGGTAGTAGTACCGGCAGACTGCACGGTATCTATCGATCCTGATGCCAACCGCTCGGCACTTGAGCACATGCGTGAGACCTTGAAGGCCGATACGGGTCTCTCCAAGGACATCCTCGACAAACTCGCCGCATAGGAAGCTCATATATCGCGCAGCTCACATCTCGCGAGGTGACCGCAGCGTCTCAAAGAAACTGGGCATTTCGGCGGAGCCACTGTCTCGCCGGCCGGCAAGGCGCATAATTCCATCAAGGGCGAAGCAACGAAGACGTTGGATCTCAAATTTTAAATAACAGGACTCGGGTTATGAAGTCACGTACTCTCTTACAGCCTCGAACCTGTCGCGCGAACTCGACTCAGCGGGCAGGAATGGAATCCACAAGAGCGTGGCCAGCGTGACAGCGGCGGCGAGAATGATCAACGGCGTGAGTTGGTGGTCGAAGATGCGTTCGTACAGATGGCCGCCGATCATCGCGGAGAGATGGGTGGTGACGCTGTGGACCGCCATGAGCGATGCGAAGGTGAACCCCGCGGCCTGCGGAGGACAGACCGAGGCCGCAAGGCTGAAAAACGTGAGGAGCGCGATCATGCTCACGACGCCCCCGAATAAATACAACACGACGGCGGTGCTTCCGTTCAGCCACACATACCCCAGCGCTAAGATGGTGTTCAGCCCAATGCTGAGAGCCACCAGGTGTTGAGTGGAGAAACGCTCGACCAGACAGCGGCGGTAGATCAAGGCGCCGAGCACCGCGCCGATGGAGCCGATCGAGACCAACTGTCCGATGAAATACTGATCGAATCGTAAGTGGTCGGTCAGATGGTAATACAGCGGGGTGCTGAAATTCGGGATGAGATTCCAGAAGGCCAAAAAGCCGGCCACGGTCCAGAGCGCTTTCGACTTCAACGCGGTGCCGATCTCCCTGGCGGTTCTCCGCATGCGTGCCGGTTCGAGCGCCACCTTGTCTTCCTTCACCAGCAAGAGGGAGGCGAGCATCACGGCAGCCGGAGCACCGATCACGATCATCGCCGCCGTGTGGACGGCCTCTGTGGGATCGAGCACCTGGCTGAGCCAGCCGCCGAGCAAGGCCGCCATGACCGCCGCGATATTCAACCAGAGCCACTGTTGGCCCTGAAACTGTTTCACCCGCCCAAGGCGAAGGCCCTGTTCGACCATCAATGCATCCACCACCACGTCGGTCGCCGCGATGCCCAGCGTGGCGACGAGCAACGCCCATATCATGACGTGCGGTGATGCAAATTGGATGAGCCCAAGAAACCCGATCGCGGCCAGGCCCGCCGTCATCATGAGGTACGTTTTTCTGCGATAGCCCCACAGCGGGATGAAATCGATGAGCAGCCCGTAGAGCGGTTTGATCATCCATGGGAGAGCGGCCACGGCAAAGACCGTGGTGACGGTATCCACCGCCATACCGTGCGACTTCAAATAATAGGTGAACGGCTGGGCGAGCAGACCGCATGAGAGTCCTTGGGCAAAATAGACGAGCCCAAAGAACCACATCAGACAGCGTTCTATCGAACCCTCGGCGATCAGGATGTTCCGCAATCGAGCAAGCATAGATCGAGTCTGGCCGGCTTGGGGCTCTGCGGTACACTCGGCAAAGCCCTGATCGTCCTCTTGTCTGCACGTTTACCTCTGTAGCTTTTTGCCCGTAAGAGTCGACACACGTCGGCTTCATAGGGCTTTTGACGCAGCCTACCAACCGGCATAGTATCTACGTTGTATCTACATTGGAGGACAGCGCATGAAAACGACAGCACAGAAATGGGCAATAGCCTGGCGATCCGAGTCCCAAAGAGTGTCGCGGTGTTAGTAGGGCTCAAGGCCCAGGACGATTTGGAGATCGAGGTGCAGGATGGGAATGTCGTGCTGAAACCTCAACTGCGACGAGTCTATCGCCTCGAAGACCTTGTCAAACGAATCACGCTGAAGAATCTGCATCGCGAAATTGATACAGGTTCCCCGATCGGCCTCGAGATCTGGTAATGAAGAAACCTGAATCACTTCGTCAATGTGGCCGACGCGAAGGCTGCAGGCCTTCTTACCGCTGATCTCGCAATTTGCGGGGCTCTCATGTCCAACACTCCCGTGACGCTATGGCCACAACGCTTTCACTGGGCGTCTCTACTTCTCCTGGCCACATCCGGCATCTTCGCACTTTGGGCCCTATATCCAAGAACTCCGAAAATCGGCAGCAGTCTTATCTTCTGGGAAGATATACGAGCTCGCCCAACCGTCGACGATTACTTAACTGATCTTTGCCAAGTGGATGATATGGAGATTGAGCGTCAGTATGGCGCACAAAACTATTTGGTATGCGGAGTTCTCTCGACCAAATACCGTCTCGTTCATCGCAGCATGTGGTGCTTACTGGCGGCAGTGCCGCTTCTGGCCATAAGGCTTTCCGGAGGGTGATATATGAGATTCTGGAATCGTGGTTATTGGAACGAATTGGCTCTCCAGTTCAAGGGTTTGACGCAAGACCTTAAGTCCAAGCTCGACCAGGTCGTAAGTGGAAGAGTGGTACCTTCTATCGATAACATACCAATCGGTTCAGCTCGAAAGTTAGATGCCGCGGTGATGTTCTTCGACTTGCGGGGATCGAGCAGGTTGCCGGTCGATGTTGCAACCTACGCACTCAACGTTGTGATTCCTACCGTGATGCGAATCGTCCATGACCATGATGGGTACATCGAGAAGAACACTGGCGACGGTGTGATGGCAATCTTCACTTCTGGCGACGGAAAGAAAACGTGTAAATCCGCACTGCAGAGTGCGATGGCATGCTTCTGCGTTCTGCGGGAGATTATTAATCCACATTTATTGAAGATCGGACTTCCAACAGCTGCTGCCAGAATTGGCATTGACTTCGGTGAGATCGTGGTGAGTCGTGTCGGGGTTCCAAAAGGGTCGGCCAGACAAGATAGGAGTTTTCTCACCGCAATTGGGTCTGCACCTAATATTGCTTGCCGCCTTCAAGAGCAGGCTGGTACGAATGAAATCTGGGTAGGTAACGCGGTGAAAGAGCAAGCTCCGGCAGAGTGGGGAGGCTCCTTTTTAAGAAAATTCCCATCGGAATGGAACTGGGTTCAAAAAAGTAACCCAAGCCAGCTATATGCCGCTTGGCATTTTTATTGTGAGCTTGCGGTTCCTGTTCCAACTCCGACGCCCCAACTACCAAAAGGATTGCTGAACCTTGCGCCCCAGCCCCGCAACCTACAACAGCTTGTTCCGTTATCGATTTTGGGTCACGAGATTTCCAACCTCGGCGGCCATTAGATGGACTGCTAGGTCTTGGGTCACAGGCTCAGCAGAATGCAGGAACCACAGGCTCAAGCTCTAGCTCACTTCTCGCGGAACTTCTTAAAAATAAATCCTAGGTGTTTGATCAGATGGTCGATAGCCTTGGGGGCAAGTCTTGATTCTTCTTGAACCAGGCCGGCTCAATCTCCTTGGCCGCTTGAGCAGGAAGAATCAACAGAGCGTCTTTGACTCGTTGTCCCGCCATGGCAGAAGCCGGGACCACAATAATATCAATATCGGTCGTTGCCAGGATGTATGGTCACACAACCCATAGATTTGTATATTATATGAATATTGTCTATTTTGTCTAAAATAGATAGAATGGACGTACGAGGTGACACCATGCGATACGTCTCAGCAAGCGATGCAAAGCAGAAGCTGGCGGCAATCCTGGATGCGGCGCAACGTGAGCCCGTGATGATCCGCCGCCAAAAACGGGATGTGGCTGTGCTGCTCTCGGCTCAGGAATATGAACGGGTGTGCGCTATGAACCGGCAAGAGCTTCTGCGGTTTTCAGATCGAGTGAGCAAAAAGGCCAAAGCGCAGGGGCTGACGGAACAAAAGCTCCACGAGATTCTGGCTGATGAGGGCTAGACGGCGGGTGGTGCTGGATACCAACACCCTGATCAGCGGCATGCTGCTGAACGACTCCGTGCCCGGACAAGCGGTGCGAAAGGCGATTACCGAAGACTTCATCTTGATGTCCGAAGACAGCCTGTATGAACTGGCGGACGTGTTGTCGCGCAAGAAATTCGACCGCTATCTCAGTGTGGAGGACCGTGAAGAATTCGTGCGGCTTGTGCTACGGGTGGCCGAGATGGTGCCGATCGTGACGGCGGTACATGAGTGCCGGGACGAATCAGACAACCGGATTTTAGAGATCGCGGTCAACGGCAATGCGGCGCTGATTGTCAGCGGGGACCGGGACCTGCTGACGCTTAATCCCTTTCGAGGCATCCCTGTGCTGACGCCTGGAGATTACGTGCAGAAGACCCACGATACCGATGACGCAACCCACGCATCCAGGGAACCTGAGTAAAAGGAAAGTTGGAGTCGGATCTTGACCTGAGCCCTTTAGGATGGTCCCGGCAACAACCTGACATTCCATACACTGGGGAATTTGTTATGGATGCAAGTTTTTGGCACAACCGCTGGCAGACGAACCAGACAGGCTGGCACGAGCAAGCCGTTAATCCGCTGCTGATCGCGCACTTTCCTTCGCTGCACGTTCCACCGGGCGGGCGCGTCTTTGTTCCGCTCTGCGGCAAGTCGCTCGATCTGGGCTGGCTCCTGTCTCGCGGCTATGCGGTTGCCGGAGCGGAACTCAGTGAGCTGGCCGTAACACAGCTCTTTGCGGAGCTGGGGATGGAACCTCGCATTTCAGAGGTCGGGAAACACCAGCTCTTCAGCGGAAAGAAGATTGATATCTTCGTGGGCGATCTCTTTGACCTCTCTCAGGAAATCCTCGGTCCCGTCGATGCGGTCTATGACCGGGCCGCGCTGGTCGCACTACCGGAGGTGATGCGAGTACAGTACGCGACACATCTCAAGGCTCTCACAGCGTTGGCCCCCCAACTCGTCATCGGCTATGAGTACGACCAGACCGTGGTAGACGGGCCGCCATTTTCCGTCACCGCCGATGAACTCCATCGTCATTACGGCGACTACTACACCCTCACGCCGCTGGCCCGTCTCGAAATCCCCGGCGGGCTCAAGGGCAAGTGCCCGGCGACGGAACATATCTGGCGGTTGGACAAACACCAGAGCTAGAGCTCCGAGAGCTTCAAACCGGATCGAGGGAAAGGCAGAGATCGCGGGTCACGGTTGATCAGGAATCACTTCTCCGCTTAGACCCCGACTGCCATACGGACTGGATGGACGGTTTCCTCAATGCCATACGGTCCTGTGGAATTCACCCGCTCCGGATCGACATACGTCCCGAACAAACGATCCCACACCGTAAACAGAACCCCAAAATTCGCCCCGGCCTTTCCAATTTCCTTCAGATGATGCACACGATGATAGCGAGGCGTGACGAAAAACCACTCCAGTTTGCTTGATTGCCAAGTGACGTTCATGTGCATCCAGTTATTGGTCAGAACCAACATGTAGGAGTAGAGAGGGAAAAATAACGCAGGCACCGGTTTGAGCAGCGGGAACGCCAAGAGATACGGGATATTCGCGAGGACGATTTGTGGAAAGCTCGCCCGGACACCGGCCAGCCAATAGAGTTCGGTGGGGGCATGGTGCCAACGATGGATCGGCCAGCCCGGCGATGTATGCCAGAACCGATGCATCCAGTATGCGATTCCGTCAATGGCGACGAGAAAGACCACCAACCTGACACCGAACGGCAGTGCCTGCCAGCGCCAATAGGAATAGGATGGAAACGGGATTCGGCTGGTTACCTGCAAGGCTAAGGCAAAAAACACCTGATAGGTAGTGAAGGCGGCTCCATCCTGCAGCAGCACCTGGAGATAGGGCACCGGGCGTGTCGACCACCAATATTCGGCGGCAAAGAAGAGCAGGCCAATCCCCCAGTAGGTGGCCAGCCAATCCAGCACAAAGACATTCGCAAGCAGATCAAGCATGACGGAGACTTAGGAACATAGCTTTAGAGGGACATGCGCAACGGCGGCGCAGAGAATCTGCTTATCTTGAAATCTCCGGTCAAGCCGGTAGGCCTACATACATAGGCTTGAACTTTTCTGGCCGCGAAAAGTGTTTTCATCACTACACAACCATGGCAAGAAGATTGATGCGCACATAACCTTACACATTGAAGCGGAAATACACGATGTCCGCTTCTTTGATCACGTAATCTTTGCCTTCGAGGCGGAACAAGCCCTTCTCTTTCACCTTGGCCTCAGATCCACAGGCCAGCAGATCGTCGTAGTGATAGACCTCGGCACGGATGAAGCCCCGCTCCATGTCGGAGTGGATCTTGCCTGCCGCTTGTGGCGCCTTCATACCTTTTGGAATCGGCCAGGCGCGAGACTCTACTTCGCCGGCAGTGAAAAAGGTAATCAGATCCAGCAAGGTATAAGCTTCACGCGTCAATCTAACGAGTCCCGATTCAGTGAGTCCCATTTCGTTCAGGAAGTCGGCTCGTTCACTCTCCGGTAAAGAGGACAGCTCCGCCTCGAGCTGCCCACAGATGGTCACCACACGGGCGCCTCGCTTGGCGGCAAAGTCGCGTACGGTCTGAACCATGGCTTCGTCGGCATTTTTCCCTTCTGACACGTTCGCCACGAACAGGACCGGCTTGGCGGAGAGCAGCTGACATTCGCTGAGAATCACCCGTTCTTCCGCGCTGTACTCTCGGTTGCCCAACCACTCGCCTTTGTCGAGCAAACCGATGAGCCTGGCAAGAAACTCCACTTCAAAAGCAGCCTTTTTGTCGCCGGCCCGGACTTTCTTCTCGGTCTTTTGTTTTCGCCGATCGAGCGTCTCTAAGTCGGACAGCATGAGTTCGGTTTCGATCACACCGATGTCGCGCAGCGGATCTATCCCGCCACTGACATGCACGACATCCGTACTTTGAAAACAGCGGACCACATGGAGCAACGCATCGACTTCGCGGATATGGCCAAGGAATTGATTGCCAAGGCCCTCGCCTTTGCTGGCCCCTTCGACCAGCCCGGCGATATCCCGCACTTCCAGCGTGCTGTAGGTGGTTTTCTTCGAAGCGAACAGCTCGGTCAACTTGATCAGCCGAGGATCCGGCACCAGGGCAATACCGGTGTTCGGATCGACGGTCGCGAACGGATAGTTCGCCGCCAGGGCGCCGCCGCCGGTCAGCGCATTGAAGACCGTCGTCTTCCCGACATTCGGCAAGCCGATCATGCCGCAACAGAGTCCCATTAATTTGCACCCTCCCCTTCGTCGACGGCCTTTTCTCTGATATTAAACTGATTCATCGCCGCGTCCGGCCCTCGATGAATCAAACATTCCAGGGCATCGACGGCCCGTTCGAGGCACGGTTCAAAGACGCCCATCTCATCCTTGCGAACCGGTTCTAACACATAGTCGGCGGAGTCCCGGCCCGGGGCCGGGCGGCCGATTCCCACCTTCAACCGCACAAATTGCGGCGTTCCAATGGCCTCGATGATGGACTTGATGCCGTTGTGTCCTCCGTGACCGCCGGCCGGCTTGATCCGCAATCGCCCTGGCTCCAAGTCAAGATCGTCGTGTATGACGATGAGCTCGTTGGGCGTGATGGCGAATTCCCGGAGGAGGCCTTTCACGGGAGGACCGGAACAGTTCATCCAGTCGAGCAGGCCCGCCAGCTCGACCAACTTCCCTCCCAGCCGTCCGGAACCTCGTTGAGCTGTGCCGCGCGGTGAGAGTCGGATCGACCATCGAGCGGCAGCCCGCTCGATGATCCACATGCCGACATTGTGACGGGTCTGGGCATAGGCTTTGCCGGGATTGCCCAGTCCAACGAGCAGATGCAACGTT is a window encoding:
- a CDS encoding uracil-DNA glycosylase, yielding MRRSTRSATPFIPATLTIPILQQAASSCTGCDLYQRATQTVFGEGSVHATIMLIGEQPGDQEDQAGHPFVGPAGKILDKALAEAGMTRASVYVTNAVKHFKWEPQGKRRKHKKPSASEINACRPWLEAEVQAVKPSVVICLGVTAAQSVFGKTVRLHELRGQPWNTPVASHVFVTVHPSAILRHPEAVQREEEYRRFVEDLRRVTQFLQAQAM
- a CDS encoding prevent-host-death family protein, coding for MRYVSASDAKQKLAAILDAAQREPVMIRRQKRDVAVLLSAQEYERVCAMNRQELLRFSDRVSKKAKAQGLTEQKLHEILADEG
- a CDS encoding thiopurine S-methyltransferase, coding for MDASFWHNRWQTNQTGWHEQAVNPLLIAHFPSLHVPPGGRVFVPLCGKSLDLGWLLSRGYAVAGAELSELAVTQLFAELGMEPRISEVGKHQLFSGKKIDIFVGDLFDLSQEILGPVDAVYDRAALVALPEVMRVQYATHLKALTALAPQLVIGYEYDQTVVDGPPFSVTADELHRHYGDYYTLTPLARLEIPGGLKGKCPATEHIWRLDKHQS
- a CDS encoding redox-regulated ATPase YchF, with the protein product MGLCCGMIGLPNVGKTTVFNALTGGGALAANYPFATVDPNTGIALVPDPRLIKLTELFASKKTTYSTLEVRDIAGLVEGASKGEGLGNQFLGHIREVDALLHVVRCFQSTDVVHVSGGIDPLRDIGVIETELMLSDLETLDRRKQKTEKKVRAGDKKAAFEVEFLARLIGLLDKGEWLGNREYSAEERVILSECQLLSAKPVLFVANVSEGKNADEAMVQTVRDFAAKRGARVVTICGQLEAELSSLPESERADFLNEMGLTESGLVRLTREAYTLLDLITFFTAGEVESRAWPIPKGMKAPQAAGKIHSDMERGFIRAEVYHYDDLLACGSEAKVKEKGLFRLEGKDYVIKEADIVYFRFNV